The window AGGAACGAGACGTTCATGTCCACGGTGGAGGTGAGTTGGCCGGGCTGATTTCCGGAAAGCACTGCGTGGGCCATGGTTTCGTCGAGCAGGGTTGCAAGGACGCCGCCCGCCGCATTTCCGGCTCCCTGAATGAGCTCCGGTTTGACCGGCAGGCGCAGGACAGCGCGGTCAGCGTCAAGTTCCACGACTTCTATGCCGAGATGGCGGAACAGGGGATTTACGGATTGTTCGGGTTGGCGGACTTGTTCGAGGTAGTTGTGGGGCATGGCGGTGCGGCTTCCTGACCTTGGGAAAGTTGATGCTGCATGGCCTCCCGGATGGATATGAGCAGTTCGATGGTGCCGTCCATGTCATCGGGAAAGGCTGAGGGTTCCAGTTCCAAGGTTATGTACCGGGTGTAGCCGATCTTGCCAAGGTGGTGCAGGAAGTCATCGAGGGGTAGGTTCCCGGCCCCCGGCGTGAGGTGCTCGGTGAAGCCCACGGCGTCGGAGAAGTGGACGTTGTAGAGCAAGTCGAGAGGTACCTTTGCAATGGCATCCATGACGTTACGGCCGGAAACGCCCATGTGGCAGACATCAAAGGTGAGGCCCACGTTCTTGTCGCGGCACTGGCCCATGAGCCGATCCAGCGGGTCCTTGGAAAATGGCGACCGTTCTGCCCACGGCATATTTTCAAGGGAAAATTGGATGCGGCCCACGGCATCGAGGAGCAGGGGCAGGTCGCAGGCTTTCTCGAACCAGCGGTTCTGGATCATGTTGGCCAGCCGCGACCCGGGTGGGTGCATGGTGATGTGGTCGGTGTGCGACAGTGAGTTGGCCAGTTGGGCGGTGGCCTTCCATGACGCGAGGTGGCCGCCCCATGCGGCCCAGTTGCGGAAGGGGGCATGGATGCTGCGTATGGGCAGGGTTTCGCTGATCTTTTCCAGACCCGAATCCGGTGTCAGGTCCGGCGAATTCATGATCAGCTCCATGCCCACAAAGCCAGCCTCCCTCCCGATGCGCGCAATGAGCTTGAGCGGCAGGTGAAACAGGCAGCCTGCTGACAGCAGAATATGGGGGCCAGGGCCAGTGGGGGTGGCGTCCATGATCCATCCATACGGCATTTGCACGCAAGGACAACCCCCTATTCGGGGAAGG of the Pseudodesulfovibrio sp. zrk46 genome contains:
- a CDS encoding PaaI family thioesterase; the protein is MPHNYLEQVRQPEQSVNPLFRHLGIEVVELDADRAVLRLPVKPELIQGAGNAAGGVLATLLDETMAHAVLSGNQPGQLTSTVDMNVSFLRPVKSGDTLLCEATVTKRGSRILFTEATATTKNVAVAKATATFIML
- a CDS encoding sugar phosphate isomerase/epimerase family protein, which encodes MPYGWIMDATPTGPGPHILLSAGCLFHLPLKLIARIGREAGFVGMELIMNSPDLTPDSGLEKISETLPIRSIHAPFRNWAAWGGHLASWKATAQLANSLSHTDHITMHPPGSRLANMIQNRWFEKACDLPLLLDAVGRIQFSLENMPWAERSPFSKDPLDRLMGQCRDKNVGLTFDVCHMGVSGRNVMDAIAKVPLDLLYNVHFSDAVGFTEHLTPGAGNLPLDDFLHHLGKIGYTRYITLELEPSAFPDDMDGTIELLISIREAMQHQLSQGQEAAPPCPTTTSNKSANPNNP